The proteins below are encoded in one region of Gopherus flavomarginatus isolate rGopFla2 chromosome 12, rGopFla2.mat.asm, whole genome shotgun sequence:
- the LOC127032485 gene encoding olfactory receptor 10A7-like: protein MWSQQDRAMEENLTAVTEFIFLGFSDLQHLQPLLFVLILLIYLFTLTGNGIIIAVTAADLALHTPMYFFLRNLSVLEICYTSVVVPKTLTNLLSEKQAISFLGCAVQMYFYIFFGSTECGLLAVMSYDRYVAICNPMRYSLIMSRKVTLSLAAMVWIVGKLVACEQTAAIFTLPFHGPNKINHFFCDVLPVLRMVSTDTSLINAIISFLTMVFTIVPLILIIASYASIICTILKMHSGEGRHKAFSACSSHLITVIIFYCSAFITYMRPSSNVSVDTDRALALLYTVIIPTFNPIIYSLRNKEVKEALRKFLTRSNISLFS from the coding sequence ATGTGGTCTCAACAGGACCGAGCTATGGAAGAAAACCTAACAGCAGTGACAGAGTTTATCTTTCTGGGCTTCTCAGACCTCCAGCATCTACAGCCCCTTCTTTTTGTCCTCATCTTACTCATCTACCTCTTCACACTGACAGGAAATGGCATCATCATCGCTGTCACAGCTGCTGACCTGgccctccacacccccatgtatttcttcctcaggaACTTGTCAGTCTTGGAGATCTGCTACACTTCAGTGGTCGTCCCTAAGACCTTGACCAACCTCCTGTCAGAAAAGCAGGCTATCTCTTTCCTAGGCTGTGCAGTCCAGATGTACTTctacattttctttggcagcacaGAATGTGGCCTGCTGGCTGTTATGTCCTATGACCGGTATGTTGCCATATGCAACCCCATGCGTTACTCACTCATCATGAGCAGAAAGGTCACCCTAAGCTTGGCAGCTATGGTCTGGATTGTGGGCAAATTAGTGGCATGTGAGCAAACGGCAGCCATATTCACATTACCCTTCCATGGGCCGAATAAAATCAACCACTTCTTCTGCGACGTCCTCCCAGTGCTTAGgatggtgagcacagacacatcgCTCATCAATGCCATTATTTCCTTTCTCACTATGGTGTTCACAATAGTCCCCTTAATCTTAATCATCGCCTCCTATGCAAGCATCATCTGCACCATTCTGAAGATGCACTCAGGTGAGGGGAGACACAAAGCTTTCTCCGCTTGCTCTTCACACCTAATCACAGTCATAATATTCTACTGCAGTGCCTTTATCACCTACATGAGGCCCAGTTCCAATGTCTCTGTGGACACCGATCGAGCCCTCGCCCTGTTGTACACGGTCATTATTCCAACATTCAACCCAATCATATACAGTCTGAGGAACAAAGAAGTCAAGGAGGCTCTGAGGAAATTCTTGACCAGGAGTAACATTTCTTTGTTCTCATAA
- the LOC127032570 gene encoding olfactory receptor 14I1-like, which yields MYNRTTVTEFLLLGFSEVWEMQILHFVVFLVIYPAALVENLLIFTVIVLDYNLHTSMYFSLMNLSIVDLGFISVTIPKSMANSLMNTKSISYAGCVTQVFFLIFLLGADYSLLTIMAYDRYVAICQPLRYETMMNSRACVQMAVGAWISGILYSMLLTGNTFAWMFCGGNMVDQFFCEIPQLLKLTCSDSYMSEVGVITFSICLVLGCFIFIIVSYVQIFKSVLRIPSEQGRHKAFSTCLPHLTVVSLLVCTGAFAYLKLTSSSPSALDLVMAVLYSVLPPIMNPIIYSMRNKKMKAALRRLTGCS from the coding sequence atgtaCAACCGAACCACTGTGactgagttccttctcctgggattctctgaagtTTGGGAgatgcagattttgcactttgtggtgtttctagtgATTTACCCGGCAGCCCTGGTGGAGAATCTTCTCATCTTCACGGTTATAGTCTTGGACTACAACCTTCACACTTCCATGTACTTCTCcctgatgaatctgtccatcGTAGACCTTGGCTtcatctctgtcaccatccccaaatccatggccaattccCTCATGAACACCAAGTCCATTTCCTATGCTGGATGTGTTACTCAAGTCTTTTTCCTCATCTTCTTGCTGGGAGCAGATTATTCCCTTCTTACCATCATGGCGTATGACAGATAtgtcgccatctgccaaccactgcgcTATGAGACAATGATGAACAgcagagcttgtgtccaaatggcagttGGTGCCTGGATCAGTGGGATTCTCTACTCTATGCTACTCACTGGGAACACGTTTGCATGGATGttctgtggaggcaacatggtggatcagttcttctgtgaaatcccccagctaCTCAAGCTCACCTGCTCTGACTCATATATGAGTGAAGTTGGGGTTATTACATTTAGTATATGTTTAGTCTTAGGCTGCTTTATTTTTATCATTGTGtcttatgttcagatcttcaaatcaGTGCTcagaatcccctctgagcagggccggcataaagccttctccacctgccttcctcacctcactgtggtctccttgCTTGTTTGCACTGGCGCCTTTGCCTACCTAAAACTCACATCCAGCTCCCCATCTGCTCTGGATCTTGTGATGGCTGTTCTCTATTCTGTATTGCCACCAATCATGAATCCAattatctacagcatgaggaacaagaaGATGAAAGCTGCCCTGAGAAGACTGACTGGGTGTAGCTAA